A region from the Lentimonas sp. CC4 genome encodes:
- the proS gene encoding proline--tRNA ligase, producing the protein MAKQAKTAITPTREEDYPEWYQQVIKAADLAETSPVRGCMVIKPWGYAIWENIKEDLDRRFKATGHKNAYFPLFIPMSYLQKEAEHVDGFAKECAVVTHSRLEADADGKLQPAGKLEEPLIVRPTSETIIGELFSKWVKSYRDLPLLINQWANVVRWEMRTRLFLRTAEFLWQEGHTAHATSEEALFETRQMLDTYADFAENFMAMPVITGEKTAAERFPGADATYAIEAMMQDRKALQAGTSHFLGQNFSKSSGIKYLSAEGKEEFAWTTSWGVSTRLIGGLIMTHSDDDGLVLPPRIAPSHLVIIPFTPKEETRAEVLDYCHKLKQELEGQSYMGAPVKVELDDRDMRGGEKAWDWIKKGIPLRVEVGPRDIASDSMMVGRRDRAPKDKQSVGKDAFVSGIVDLLDNIQDGLLAKAKKFRKENTRDITTEAEFVEFFTPKNKNNPEIHGGFASMGFCCDPELEDKIAKQYKVTVRCIPNASLKEEVACVFTGKPGKRVIFAKSY; encoded by the coding sequence ATGGCTAAACAGGCAAAAACCGCAATTACTCCCACCCGCGAAGAAGACTATCCGGAATGGTATCAACAGGTCATTAAGGCCGCCGATCTCGCAGAGACCTCGCCCGTGCGCGGCTGTATGGTGATCAAGCCTTGGGGCTACGCCATCTGGGAAAACATTAAGGAGGATCTTGACCGTCGCTTTAAGGCCACCGGTCATAAGAACGCATATTTCCCGCTCTTCATTCCGATGAGCTACCTCCAGAAAGAGGCGGAGCACGTTGATGGCTTCGCTAAAGAATGCGCCGTCGTTACGCACTCTCGTCTAGAGGCCGATGCCGATGGCAAGCTCCAGCCTGCTGGTAAGCTCGAAGAGCCACTCATCGTGCGCCCGACCTCCGAGACCATTATTGGCGAGCTTTTCTCGAAATGGGTGAAATCCTATCGCGATCTACCACTTCTCATCAACCAGTGGGCCAATGTGGTGCGCTGGGAAATGCGCACGCGCCTCTTCCTCCGCACTGCAGAGTTCCTCTGGCAAGAAGGTCACACCGCGCATGCTACTTCTGAAGAAGCACTCTTTGAGACGCGTCAGATGTTGGATACCTACGCCGACTTTGCGGAAAACTTCATGGCGATGCCTGTCATCACTGGCGAGAAGACTGCTGCGGAGCGTTTCCCTGGAGCCGATGCAACCTACGCTATCGAAGCGATGATGCAGGATCGCAAGGCACTTCAAGCCGGCACCTCGCACTTCCTCGGTCAGAATTTCTCGAAATCCAGTGGTATCAAATATCTCAGTGCCGAGGGTAAAGAAGAGTTTGCTTGGACCACTTCTTGGGGTGTTTCGACACGCTTGATCGGTGGCTTGATTATGACGCACTCCGATGACGATGGCCTCGTGCTGCCGCCACGTATTGCGCCGTCACACTTGGTCATCATTCCATTTACTCCGAAGGAGGAGACTCGCGCCGAAGTGCTTGATTATTGCCATAAATTGAAGCAAGAGCTTGAAGGTCAAAGCTACATGGGTGCACCAGTGAAGGTGGAACTCGACGACCGCGATATGCGTGGTGGTGAGAAAGCGTGGGATTGGATTAAAAAGGGCATCCCACTTCGTGTTGAAGTCGGGCCACGCGATATCGCTAGCGATAGTATGATGGTCGGACGCCGCGACCGTGCGCCGAAGGATAAGCAAAGCGTTGGCAAAGATGCATTCGTATCAGGCATTGTTGATTTGTTGGATAATATCCAAGACGGGCTACTCGCGAAGGCGAAGAAGTTCCGCAAAGAGAATACACGCGATATCACAACTGAGGCAGAGTTTGTCGAATTCTTCACTCCGAAGAACAAAAACAACCCTGAAATTCACGGCGGTTTTGCCTCGATGGGCTTCTGCTGCGATCCTGAGCTCGAAGATAAAATTGCAAAGCAATATAAAGTCACCGTGCGCTGTATTCCAAATGCATCGCTCAAGGAAGAAGTGGCCTGCGTCTTTACCGGTAAGCCAGGTAAGCGCGTGATCTTCGCTAAGTCTTACTAG
- a CDS encoding glycosyltransferase family 9 protein, whose amino-acid sequence MALFFIKLLGRLSAASPVWLMRCLCVLLGRIVGICAGERGHITRKNLHHAFPEKTEQWRRRVYYEACARVVEMALFMPASRYFSASRIDSVLEVDAEVRAAVERYISGDKQGKPFVVMLPHMTMSEAASLLPHYFPGLPQVNVVFRPLNQPAMNAWVEETRSRFGNRQLSRRSGYNDAMAALRRGEGVALLFDQDAAGRGATSLFMGRLASLTDLPGLMALRFDADVHLLLLERTEFWQAKLTLQQLPKCETSTEIAVRAHNLLEAYLKRDDHSAPDWLWLHGRWGHQSGSKKRFNLPEKRMELEQTNTINGEADTPRKTRLWVRMPNWLGDVVMALPLLRAIRKARPDFEITLIGKAAFQPLFDRLDVGDRFIPLPKQGRGYFKAFYQLRHDYPDTYLLFTNSTRSDLEAFLTRCPQRMGMIRPGKKRQLLTKPYYLPADIDETTTHQTAVWEMMLERYGLRAPLDCAPLPREAPSGRPQVAMICGTENAPEKRWPISHWRALIEQLLVAQPEVEVLLFGTPADRVITDQVAEGLPAGSIQNLAGKTNLAEFCDGLKQCNAVICNDTGGMHLANMMGTPVVVVFGPTNPVRTGPIFDAPKHILQPEGCPETGGFAIEGVSAERVLASVLPYVGGAAE is encoded by the coding sequence GTGGCATTATTCTTTATTAAATTACTCGGGCGGTTGAGTGCGGCTTCACCTGTATGGCTGATGCGGTGCTTGTGCGTATTGTTGGGGCGCATCGTTGGCATCTGTGCAGGTGAACGTGGCCATATTACACGGAAGAACTTGCATCACGCATTCCCTGAGAAAACTGAGCAGTGGCGCCGGCGGGTGTATTACGAGGCGTGTGCCCGCGTGGTGGAAATGGCTTTGTTTATGCCCGCGTCACGCTATTTTTCGGCATCGCGGATCGATTCGGTGCTCGAGGTCGATGCCGAGGTGCGTGCTGCGGTGGAGCGCTATATTTCTGGAGATAAGCAAGGGAAGCCGTTCGTGGTGATGTTGCCACATATGACGATGTCGGAGGCGGCGTCGCTCTTGCCGCACTATTTCCCCGGGCTGCCACAGGTGAATGTGGTGTTTCGCCCTTTGAATCAGCCTGCCATGAATGCATGGGTAGAGGAGACGCGCTCCCGCTTTGGGAATCGTCAACTCTCGCGGCGCTCGGGGTATAATGATGCGATGGCGGCGTTACGCCGAGGCGAAGGCGTGGCTCTACTGTTTGATCAGGATGCGGCGGGGCGCGGCGCGACGTCGCTCTTTATGGGGCGATTGGCTTCGCTGACAGATTTGCCTGGTTTGATGGCGCTGCGCTTTGATGCAGACGTGCACCTGCTGTTGCTGGAGCGCACGGAGTTTTGGCAAGCAAAGTTGACGCTGCAGCAGTTGCCGAAGTGTGAGACCTCGACCGAAATAGCGGTGCGGGCGCACAATTTATTGGAGGCCTATTTGAAGCGGGATGATCATTCTGCTCCCGATTGGTTGTGGTTGCATGGCCGATGGGGGCACCAGTCTGGTTCGAAGAAACGCTTTAATTTGCCTGAGAAGCGGATGGAGCTGGAGCAGACCAATACGATCAATGGCGAAGCCGATACTCCGCGTAAGACACGGTTGTGGGTGCGGATGCCGAACTGGCTGGGCGATGTGGTGATGGCGTTGCCGCTGCTGCGAGCGATTCGTAAGGCTCGGCCTGACTTTGAGATTACCTTGATCGGTAAGGCGGCATTTCAGCCCTTGTTTGATCGCCTCGACGTGGGGGATCGCTTTATCCCGCTGCCCAAGCAAGGCCGCGGTTACTTTAAAGCGTTTTATCAGCTGCGTCATGACTATCCGGATACATATCTACTGTTTACGAATTCTACGCGGAGTGACTTGGAGGCGTTTTTAACGCGTTGCCCACAGCGTATGGGTATGATTCGCCCGGGTAAGAAGCGGCAGTTACTGACGAAGCCGTATTACCTGCCTGCGGATATTGATGAAACGACGACGCACCAGACTGCGGTTTGGGAGATGATGCTGGAGCGCTATGGCTTGAGAGCGCCGTTGGATTGTGCGCCGCTACCACGTGAGGCTCCCTCCGGGCGTCCACAGGTCGCGATGATTTGTGGCACTGAGAATGCGCCGGAGAAGCGCTGGCCGATCAGTCATTGGCGGGCGTTGATCGAGCAGTTGCTCGTCGCGCAGCCAGAAGTCGAGGTGCTGCTGTTTGGCACCCCGGCGGATCGTGTGATTACGGATCAGGTGGCGGAGGGATTGCCTGCGGGCAGCATTCAGAATTTGGCGGGCAAGACGAATTTAGCAGAGTTTTGCGATGGGCTGAAGCAGTGTAATGCAGTCATCTGTAATGATACGGGTGGGATGCACCTTGCGAATATGATGGGCACGCCGGTCGTGGTGGTCTTTGGGCCGACAAATCCGGTGCGCACGGGGCCGATCTTTGATGCCCCAAAGCATATTTTACAGCCCGAGGGCTGCCCAGAAACGGGTGGTTTTGCGATCGAGGGCGTTTCAGCGGAGCGGGTGCTCGCCTCCGTATTACCTTACGTGGGGGGAGCGGCTGAATGA
- the serS gene encoding serine--tRNA ligase: MIDIKLLREQPDFVRAAIANKKFTCDIDAILAFDTTRRAKITDAEQARAAQKAANKEMAALPKGTPEFIAKVQEMKAIAGKAKELEAAAKEADEAFQEAFLSIPNLADPSTPIGKNEDENEVAATWGDADAEFPNALPHFDIPWFESRVDFARGVKVAGAGFPFYVGEMSRLVRALVNFFLEEARQAGYEEMLPPIVVNEESATATGQLPDKEGQMYVDPNEGLYLIPTAEVPVTNFYRDEIIDADQLPLRHCAYTPCFRREAGSWGAHVRGLNRLHQFDKVELVKWTDADSSMEELEKLRGDVEQLLQKLELPYRVLRMCTGDIGFPHAKQYDLEVFAAGQKRWLEVSSCSNFTDFQARRAGIRYRGADGKPVTAHTLNGSALAVPRVLAAILENNLQADGRVKVPACLQYWMQQEFIGVAK, encoded by the coding sequence ATGATTGATATTAAGCTCCTCCGCGAGCAGCCGGATTTCGTCCGCGCTGCCATTGCCAATAAAAAGTTCACTTGCGATATCGACGCCATCCTTGCGTTCGATACGACACGCCGTGCGAAGATCACGGATGCTGAGCAAGCACGTGCCGCACAGAAGGCCGCGAATAAAGAGATGGCTGCATTGCCGAAGGGCACGCCTGAGTTTATCGCCAAGGTGCAGGAAATGAAGGCCATCGCTGGAAAGGCGAAAGAGCTGGAAGCTGCGGCGAAGGAGGCAGATGAGGCCTTCCAGGAGGCATTTCTCTCGATTCCGAATCTTGCGGATCCATCGACTCCAATCGGAAAAAACGAGGACGAGAACGAAGTCGCTGCGACTTGGGGCGATGCGGATGCTGAGTTTCCAAATGCGCTGCCACACTTCGACATCCCTTGGTTTGAGTCGCGGGTCGATTTCGCACGTGGCGTGAAAGTTGCAGGCGCTGGTTTCCCGTTCTATGTCGGTGAGATGTCACGTCTCGTGCGCGCATTGGTCAATTTCTTCTTAGAAGAAGCGCGTCAAGCTGGTTACGAGGAAATGCTACCTCCAATCGTAGTGAACGAGGAAAGTGCGACGGCGACAGGGCAACTTCCAGACAAGGAAGGCCAAATGTATGTCGACCCGAACGAGGGTCTCTACTTGATTCCGACTGCTGAGGTGCCAGTGACTAATTTCTATCGCGACGAGATCATCGACGCAGATCAGTTACCGCTGCGTCATTGCGCATACACGCCATGCTTTCGTCGTGAGGCTGGCAGCTGGGGTGCGCATGTGCGTGGCCTGAACCGTTTGCACCAGTTCGATAAGGTTGAGCTGGTCAAGTGGACTGATGCCGACAGCAGCATGGAAGAGCTGGAGAAGCTACGCGGCGACGTGGAGCAACTCTTGCAAAAGCTGGAGCTGCCGTATCGCGTGCTGCGTATGTGCACTGGCGATATCGGTTTCCCGCATGCGAAGCAATACGATCTCGAAGTGTTCGCTGCTGGCCAAAAGCGTTGGTTGGAAGTCTCTAGCTGCAGTAACTTTACCGATTTTCAGGCACGCCGTGCGGGTATTCGCTATCGCGGCGCGGATGGCAAGCCAGTGACTGCTCATACGCTTAATGGCTCTGCGCTTGCGGTGCCACGTGTGCTTGCTGCGATTCTTGAGAACAACTTGCAGGCCGATGGCCGTGTGAAGGTGCCCGCATGTCTCCAGTATTGGATGCAGCAGGAGTTCATCGGCGTCGCTAAGTAG
- a CDS encoding lipopolysaccharide kinase InaA family protein, whose product MPLDYLDHPEYRLRARPTRTRFGAWLWSELAQLKAPKGLGLLFRERVHIEPEYQQLMRSAGLDCVRSVFETKQGDLLTSQGIGGEDDVSRIRLDDKGNTRTFYVKRFWNRRLECILARVARGSLFGRSVMRAEFEKIQSLGKMGLRIPRVVGYGEQRFCFGVINTYMITEEIPDAMGVDFIVHKWMSDQPIEQQPALKDELLTSIASAVKTMHQNGFEHHDLFLRNLIITEQNMSNLYVFDCPRAYRWPAFIMKRRRKVDLAMLDAGATVAFSPVQRMRFLHQYLGCKRLSAEGKAFARDVLEYAAPMRKKQLRRLKLSLPADS is encoded by the coding sequence ATGCCCTTAGACTATTTAGACCATCCGGAATATCGATTGCGTGCCCGACCGACGCGCACGCGTTTTGGTGCCTGGCTGTGGAGTGAGTTAGCTCAGCTCAAGGCACCAAAAGGGCTTGGGCTGTTGTTTCGCGAGCGTGTGCACATTGAACCTGAATATCAGCAACTCATGCGGTCCGCTGGGCTGGATTGTGTGCGCTCGGTGTTCGAGACGAAGCAGGGCGACCTATTAACCAGCCAGGGGATCGGTGGCGAAGACGATGTTAGCCGAATCCGTTTGGATGATAAGGGGAACACTCGGACGTTTTATGTGAAGCGCTTCTGGAACCGTCGTTTGGAGTGTATCTTGGCGCGTGTGGCGCGTGGTTCGCTTTTCGGGCGATCAGTGATGCGTGCTGAGTTTGAAAAGATCCAGTCGCTTGGTAAAATGGGCCTGCGTATTCCACGAGTGGTGGGCTATGGGGAGCAGCGGTTTTGTTTTGGGGTGATTAATACCTACATGATCACGGAGGAGATTCCCGATGCGATGGGGGTCGATTTTATTGTGCACAAGTGGATGAGCGATCAGCCGATCGAGCAGCAACCAGCGTTGAAAGATGAGTTGCTCACATCGATTGCGTCTGCAGTGAAGACGATGCACCAAAACGGCTTCGAGCACCATGATCTCTTTTTGCGTAACCTGATCATTACTGAGCAGAACATGTCGAACCTGTATGTGTTTGATTGTCCGCGGGCGTATCGCTGGCCCGCGTTTATTATGAAGCGCCGCCGCAAGGTTGATTTGGCGATGCTGGACGCCGGGGCCACTGTGGCATTTAGTCCCGTTCAACGTATGCGATTTTTGCATCAATATCTCGGCTGTAAGCGTTTGTCTGCCGAAGGTAAGGCATTTGCACGGGATGTGTTAGAATATGCTGCGCCGATGCGTAAGAAACAGTTGCGCCGTTTGAAGCTGAGCTTACCTGCTGATTCCTAG
- a CDS encoding glycosyltransferase family 9 protein, producing MGDSIQRILIIKPSSMGDIIHGLLIAEAIKAQLPNVSIDWVVRREFSELVEAASVIDHTYIFERSAGVGGFMRLMREVRTQRYDAVLDLQGLARTGILTLAAHAKRKLGRSDARECAWIGYNEKTPALPAGQPPHAVKILAAFLPMLGLREELPSSLTFDIPKVSVALQEPVSGGKRVVLFPESRRAEKNWMGYEPLTRWLLEQSNVGQVVWCGHVPFEASEPLEDERLINLTGKTGIDQLPGLLNAADCVVSNDSGPMHLAAALGRPLVTLFGPTAPERFGPYPPVAARQRVIRRADGDMSSITLEEVGEAVCSMLEV from the coding sequence ATGGGCGACTCAATACAGCGTATTTTAATTATTAAGCCTTCGTCGATGGGGGACATTATTCACGGGCTGTTGATTGCGGAGGCGATCAAGGCGCAGTTGCCGAATGTTTCGATTGATTGGGTGGTGCGGCGCGAATTCTCGGAGTTGGTCGAAGCGGCTTCTGTCATTGATCACACATATATTTTTGAGCGTTCTGCCGGCGTCGGTGGTTTCATGCGTTTGATGCGTGAAGTGCGCACGCAGCGCTACGATGCGGTGCTCGACTTGCAAGGCTTGGCGCGGACGGGCATATTGACGCTTGCAGCACATGCGAAACGTAAGCTCGGCCGTTCGGATGCACGAGAGTGTGCGTGGATCGGTTATAATGAGAAGACGCCTGCGCTGCCAGCGGGGCAGCCCCCGCACGCGGTGAAGATCCTTGCGGCATTTTTGCCTATGCTTGGCTTGAGGGAAGAACTGCCGAGCTCGCTCACATTTGATATTCCGAAGGTATCGGTCGCATTGCAGGAGCCAGTTAGCGGTGGTAAGCGCGTGGTGCTGTTCCCTGAGAGTCGCCGTGCGGAGAAGAATTGGATGGGCTACGAGCCGCTGACGCGCTGGTTGCTCGAGCAGTCCAATGTCGGGCAAGTCGTCTGGTGTGGGCATGTGCCATTTGAGGCGTCGGAGCCTTTGGAGGACGAGCGTCTGATTAATTTGACGGGAAAGACGGGGATTGATCAGTTGCCTGGGCTATTAAACGCGGCGGACTGTGTGGTGAGTAATGACAGCGGACCGATGCACCTGGCTGCCGCCCTTGGTCGACCTTTAGTGACGCTGTTCGGGCCGACGGCACCTGAGCGGTTTGGTCCGTATCCGCCTGTTGCAGCGCGTCAGCGCGTGATTCGCCGAGCCGATGGCGACATGTCTTCAATCACACTCGAAGAGGTTGGCGAGGCCGTGTGTTCGATGCTTGAGGTGTAG
- a CDS encoding lipopolysaccharide kinase InaA family protein — protein MSLLQELNGPLKLHVTERSDGFEATELELTLSEALRILPDRREVYAGQLLGEGQAVVAKRFLSHPKQARDWRREWEGLVKLEALNLSAPTPLCVAEEAEGDAVWVMMSRIDGAVSVQDAFRDGDGDEHAELAEQLAELVDAAHRAGVRQGDQHVDNWAWDGARLYLLDAGSIEFSKHALHEKARLLDLAGICVTLAPAAERAFRGAIDAVYLIDDVELKGRLLYDLEGAIVSLQAERTRRYFKKTRRSCTEFVATQTDTYRSMCLRTADSELIDALLADPEAFMDEGERVKSGNTCTVQRFTRGRQSYILKRYNKKPLTDRVRKMFADSRALTSWSSAWVLEMAFIPTARAVAVYEDTSQRLPGLRYLLMEEIDGQLLPDYIEACGTALARIEAVADAFAQIWESLGRLRAAHGDLKATNLIVGSDGRLYLFDLDAFRFGLKPAAFERGREKDLRRFMKNWSDQPELLELFETKVREVNQ, from the coding sequence ATGAGTTTACTCCAAGAGTTAAACGGTCCGCTTAAGCTGCATGTCACGGAGCGAAGTGATGGCTTTGAGGCGACTGAATTGGAGCTGACTTTGTCTGAGGCGTTACGAATTTTGCCTGATCGGCGGGAGGTCTATGCGGGGCAGTTGCTCGGCGAGGGGCAAGCGGTGGTTGCGAAGCGTTTCTTGAGCCATCCGAAGCAGGCCCGCGATTGGCGCCGTGAGTGGGAGGGATTGGTGAAGCTGGAGGCGTTGAATTTGTCGGCACCGACGCCGCTCTGTGTCGCAGAGGAAGCGGAGGGTGACGCGGTTTGGGTGATGATGAGCCGGATTGATGGCGCGGTATCGGTGCAGGATGCGTTCCGCGATGGCGATGGCGATGAGCATGCCGAACTGGCAGAGCAGTTGGCGGAATTAGTGGATGCCGCACACCGTGCGGGCGTGCGCCAAGGTGATCAGCATGTGGACAACTGGGCATGGGACGGTGCGCGACTGTATTTACTAGATGCCGGATCGATTGAATTTTCGAAGCATGCGTTGCATGAGAAGGCACGATTGTTGGATTTGGCCGGGATTTGTGTGACTTTGGCACCTGCCGCGGAACGGGCCTTTCGTGGGGCGATCGATGCGGTATATTTGATCGATGATGTTGAGCTAAAAGGACGGCTCTTGTATGATTTGGAAGGTGCAATCGTCTCGCTGCAAGCTGAGCGCACCCGTCGCTATTTTAAGAAGACGCGGCGCAGCTGCACCGAGTTTGTCGCAACTCAGACAGATACCTATCGCTCGATGTGTCTGCGAACTGCCGACTCGGAGCTTATCGATGCGTTATTGGCTGATCCGGAAGCCTTCATGGATGAGGGGGAGCGGGTGAAGTCGGGCAACACCTGCACGGTGCAACGGTTTACGCGTGGCAGGCAGTCTTACATTTTGAAGCGCTATAACAAGAAGCCGCTGACCGATCGGGTGCGAAAGATGTTTGCGGATTCGCGTGCGTTGACAAGTTGGTCATCTGCGTGGGTGCTGGAGATGGCATTTATCCCGACCGCGCGTGCGGTTGCGGTGTATGAAGATACGAGTCAACGTTTACCAGGGTTACGCTATTTATTGATGGAGGAAATCGATGGCCAGCTCTTGCCTGATTATATTGAGGCGTGCGGCACGGCTCTGGCGCGTATCGAGGCGGTAGCCGATGCGTTTGCACAGATATGGGAGTCTCTGGGGCGTTTGCGTGCCGCACACGGAGATCTGAAGGCGACGAATCTGATTGTTGGCTCGGATGGGCGTTTGTATTTATTTGACCTAGATGCCTTTCGCTTTGGATTGAAGCCCGCAGCCTTTGAGCGCGGGCGTGAGAAAGATCTTCGACGCTTCATGAAAAATTGGTCAGATCAACCTGAGTTATTAGAATTATTTGAAACTAAGGTTCGGGAGGTGAATCAGTAA